The Phoenix dactylifera cultivar Barhee BC4 chromosome 9, palm_55x_up_171113_PBpolish2nd_filt_p, whole genome shotgun sequence genome window below encodes:
- the LOC103701799 gene encoding AT-hook motif nuclear-localized protein 17-like, which yields MECYSEEVDSRSCEERKKQKKTAEEGGTRGGGGGGGGKGGDGSSIEVVKRPRGRPPGSKNKLKPPVVITREFIDPSPAMRPHVLEIPAGRDVAAALAAFSRHRSLGICVLAASGTVASVTLRQPPVPPDGSAAVTFRGRFEILSISATFFPPTLPVAAGGGFSVSLAGPQGRVLGGMVAGPLVAAGTVVVVAAAFAQPSFHRLPMEEQAGSASASLSGGGGGGGDEAAAQPHQDADDYNDHDEEAQHHYHHRHYDHDHDHGSSDSIRIYGGHFPPHVWNPTLCSPNPPPPPPPY from the coding sequence ATGGAGTGCTACTCCGAGGAAGTGGATAGTAGGAGCTGTGAAGAGCgcaagaaacaaaagaagacgGCCGAGGAGGGAGGGactagaggaggaggaggaggaggaggagggaaaggAGGGGATGGTTCGAGTATCGAGGTCGTCAAGAGGCCCAGAGGCCGCCCGCCAGGATCCAAGAACAAGCTCAAGCCGCCGGTCGTCATCACCCGGGAGTTCATCGATCCCTCGCCTGCCATGCGGCCCCACGTCCTCGAGATCCCCGCCGGCCGCGACGTCGCTGCCGCCCTCGCCGCCTTCTCCCGCCACCGCTCCCTCGGCATCTGCGTCCTCGCCGCCTCCGGTACCGTTGCCAGCGTCACCCTCCGCCAGCCACCCGTACCGCCGGACGGATCCGCTGCCGTGACGTTTCGCGGCCGCTTCGAGATACTCTCCATCTCCGCCACCTTCTTCCCGCCGACCCTTCCCGTCGCCGCGGGCGGCGGGTTCTCCGTGTCGCTGGCTGGGCCGCAGGGGAGGGTGCTTGGGGGCATGGTAGCAGGGCCGCTGGTGGCAGCGGGGACCGTAgtggtggtggcggcggcgTTCGCACAGCCCAGCTTCCACCGGCTGCCAATGGAGGAACAGGCGGGTTCGGCCTCCGCCTCGCtctccggcggcggcggcggaggtggAGATGAGGCTGCCGCCCAGCCTCATCAAGATGCGGATGATTACAATGATCATGACGAAGAAGCACAGCATCACTATCATCACCGGCATTATGATCACGATCACGATCATGGATCGTCCGACAGCATACGGATCTACGGTGGTCACTTCCCTCCCCATGTGTGGAATCCCACCCTCTGCTCCCCAaatccaccgccgccgccgccaccgtaTTGA
- the LOC103701800 gene encoding AP-4 complex subunit mu-like isoform X2, which yields MISQFFVLSQRGDNIVFRDYRGEVQKGSAEIFFRKVKFWKGDEGEEAPPVFNVDGVNYIHVKVAGLFFVATARVNVSPSLVLELLQRIARVIKDYLGVLNEDSLRKNFVLVYELLDEVIDFGYPQTTSTEVLKLYVFNEPIMVDAARMPPLGPAAMFMQGTKRMPGTAVTKSVVANEPGGKKREEIFVDIIEKISVTFSSSGYILTSEIDGTIQMKSYLSGNPEIRLALNEDLSIGRSGASVYDYRSSTGGGLVILDDCNFHESVHLDSFDMDRTLALIPPDGEFSVMNYRMTQEFKPPFRVNAFIEEAGPLKAEVILKIRADFSPSVTANTIAVQMPVPTYTTRVSFELEPGAVGQTTDFKEGMKRFEWCLKKIVGGSEHTLHAKLTFSQESHGNLTREAGPVNMNFTIPMYNASRLMVRYLHIAKKSKTYNPYRWVRYVTQANSYVARL from the exons ATGATCTCGCAGTTCTTCGTGCTGTCGCAGCGAGGCGACAACATCGTCTTCCGTGACT ATCGTGGTGAAGTGCAGAAAGGGAGTGCAGAGATATTTTTTCGTAAAGTGAAGTTCTGGAAAGGGGATGAAGGAGAGGAGGCACCACCTGTCTTT AATGTGGATGGTGTTAATTACATTCACGTGAAGGTTGCTGGATTGTTTTTTGTGGCAACTGCAAGGGTTAATGTTTCACCATCACTTGTTTTGGAGCTTTTACAAAGGATTGCACGCGTCATTAAGGACTACCTTGGAGTTCTTAATGAAGATTCATTACGGAAAAATTTTGTACTTGTGTATGAATTGCTCGATGAAGTCATT GACTTTGGATATCCACAAACAACATCTACGGAGGTTTTGAAGTTGTATGTGTTTAATGAACCAATAATGGTTGATGCTGCACGTATGCCACCTCTTGGCCCTGCCGCCATGTTTATG CAAGGCACCAAACGGATGCCAGGTACAGCTGTTACCAAATCTGTTGTAGCCAATGAGCCTGGTGGTAAGAAGAGGGAGGAAATATTTGTTGATATTATTGAGAAAATAAGTGTGACATTCAGCTCTAGT GGCTACATACTGACCTCTGAGATTGATGGCACCATTCAAATGAAAAGTTATCTTAGTGGAAATCCAGAAATTCGTTTAGCTCTTAATGAGGATTTGAGCATTGGTAGAAGCGGGGCTTCTGTCTATG ACTACAGAAGTTCTACTGGAGGAGGGCTTGTGATACTTGATGATTGTAATTTCCATGAATCTGTGCATCTTGACAGTTTTGACATGGACAGAACTTTGGCATTG ATCCCTCCAGATGGAGAATTTTCTGTAATGAACTATCGTATGACTCAGGAATTCAAGCCTCCTTTTCGTGTTAATGCATTTATCGAAGAAGCAGGACCATTAAAG GCTGAAGTTATTCTGAAAATACGTGCTGATTTCTCCCCGAGTGTCACTGCTAACACGATTGCTGTACAAATGCCAGTTCCAACTTATACAACAAG AGTTAGTTTTGAGTTGGAACCTGGTGCAGTCGGACAGACGACTGATTTTAAGGAAGGAATGAAGAGATTTGAATGGTGTCTAAAGAAG ATTGTTGGTGGATCTGAACATACATTGCATGCAAAGCTCACCTTTTCTCAGGAGTCACATG GAAACCTCACGAGAGAAGCGGGGCCTGTAAACATGAATTTCACAATACCGATGTACAATGCATCGAGGCTTATG GTAAGATATCTACATATAGCCAAAAAATCCAAGACCTACAATCCTTATCGGTGGGTGAGATATGTCACACAAGCAAATTCCTACGTTGCTCGCTTATGA
- the LOC103701800 gene encoding AP-4 complex subunit mu-like isoform X1: MISQFFVLSQRGDNIVFRDYRGEVQKGSAEIFFRKVKFWKGDEGEEAPPVFNVDGVNYIHVKVAGLFFVATARVNVSPSLVLELLQRIARVIKDYLGVLNEDSLRKNFVLVYELLDEVIDFGYPQTTSTEVLKLYVFNEPIMVDAARMPPLGPAAMFMQGTKRMPGTAVTKSVVANEPGGKKREEIFVDIIEKISVTFSSSGYILTSEIDGTIQMKSYLSGNPEIRLALNEDLSIGRSGASVYADYRSSTGGGLVILDDCNFHESVHLDSFDMDRTLALIPPDGEFSVMNYRMTQEFKPPFRVNAFIEEAGPLKAEVILKIRADFSPSVTANTIAVQMPVPTYTTRVSFELEPGAVGQTTDFKEGMKRFEWCLKKIVGGSEHTLHAKLTFSQESHGNLTREAGPVNMNFTIPMYNASRLMVRYLHIAKKSKTYNPYRWVRYVTQANSYVARL, encoded by the exons ATGATCTCGCAGTTCTTCGTGCTGTCGCAGCGAGGCGACAACATCGTCTTCCGTGACT ATCGTGGTGAAGTGCAGAAAGGGAGTGCAGAGATATTTTTTCGTAAAGTGAAGTTCTGGAAAGGGGATGAAGGAGAGGAGGCACCACCTGTCTTT AATGTGGATGGTGTTAATTACATTCACGTGAAGGTTGCTGGATTGTTTTTTGTGGCAACTGCAAGGGTTAATGTTTCACCATCACTTGTTTTGGAGCTTTTACAAAGGATTGCACGCGTCATTAAGGACTACCTTGGAGTTCTTAATGAAGATTCATTACGGAAAAATTTTGTACTTGTGTATGAATTGCTCGATGAAGTCATT GACTTTGGATATCCACAAACAACATCTACGGAGGTTTTGAAGTTGTATGTGTTTAATGAACCAATAATGGTTGATGCTGCACGTATGCCACCTCTTGGCCCTGCCGCCATGTTTATG CAAGGCACCAAACGGATGCCAGGTACAGCTGTTACCAAATCTGTTGTAGCCAATGAGCCTGGTGGTAAGAAGAGGGAGGAAATATTTGTTGATATTATTGAGAAAATAAGTGTGACATTCAGCTCTAGT GGCTACATACTGACCTCTGAGATTGATGGCACCATTCAAATGAAAAGTTATCTTAGTGGAAATCCAGAAATTCGTTTAGCTCTTAATGAGGATTTGAGCATTGGTAGAAGCGGGGCTTCTGTCTATG CAGACTACAGAAGTTCTACTGGAGGAGGGCTTGTGATACTTGATGATTGTAATTTCCATGAATCTGTGCATCTTGACAGTTTTGACATGGACAGAACTTTGGCATTG ATCCCTCCAGATGGAGAATTTTCTGTAATGAACTATCGTATGACTCAGGAATTCAAGCCTCCTTTTCGTGTTAATGCATTTATCGAAGAAGCAGGACCATTAAAG GCTGAAGTTATTCTGAAAATACGTGCTGATTTCTCCCCGAGTGTCACTGCTAACACGATTGCTGTACAAATGCCAGTTCCAACTTATACAACAAG AGTTAGTTTTGAGTTGGAACCTGGTGCAGTCGGACAGACGACTGATTTTAAGGAAGGAATGAAGAGATTTGAATGGTGTCTAAAGAAG ATTGTTGGTGGATCTGAACATACATTGCATGCAAAGCTCACCTTTTCTCAGGAGTCACATG GAAACCTCACGAGAGAAGCGGGGCCTGTAAACATGAATTTCACAATACCGATGTACAATGCATCGAGGCTTATG GTAAGATATCTACATATAGCCAAAAAATCCAAGACCTACAATCCTTATCGGTGGGTGAGATATGTCACACAAGCAAATTCCTACGTTGCTCGCTTATGA